Proteins encoded within one genomic window of Streptomyces profundus:
- a CDS encoding helix-turn-helix domain-containing protein: MPQKPKPLDDTASTRAWFGVELRNWRNTRGLSTVTLGRKVHLSGTSVERIEKAERSCNAELAALFDDVLEAGGALRRLWRRVEANADKRGADADNRRSEPTPPRKLSSVERRAFLATGGLAAVSPGVFAEMIQRLGRTELPKVVRPEDIDQVRAAARDHASWDHRHGGGGILRTAAFGQLAWAKGLLDISCPPRLRSELFTEVGHLAMVVGASAFDAHEHDDAASLLDYARQCAEQADNWHLRARALSLRSRQMIWRGSPDQGLTYAEMGLIRADRLTHRERAMLHNARARALGKLGDRQQTLTAIGRSDDIFGHAREDEDAPWMAYYDYAQHHGDTGHAAFDIALLPDQSPTLASARLESAIEHHTDAYVRSRALSGTKLATLTMTTGDPSEATAIAHRSLDEIGLLRSQRAATDVRDLANAAIKHARRPEVAELHARIRTVLA; the protein is encoded by the coding sequence ATGCCGCAGAAGCCGAAGCCGCTCGACGACACCGCCTCCACCCGTGCCTGGTTCGGCGTCGAGTTGCGCAACTGGCGCAACACTCGGGGGCTGTCCACGGTCACGCTGGGGCGAAAGGTGCACCTCAGTGGCACTTCCGTTGAGCGTATCGAGAAGGCCGAGCGCTCCTGTAACGCCGAGCTTGCGGCTCTGTTCGATGACGTGCTGGAGGCGGGTGGCGCGCTCCGAAGGCTCTGGCGGAGAGTGGAGGCGAATGCGGACAAGCGGGGTGCCGATGCGGACAACCGCCGCTCGGAGCCAACGCCGCCACGGAAACTGTCGTCCGTCGAACGCCGCGCGTTTCTCGCCACCGGCGGTCTGGCCGCCGTCAGCCCGGGCGTCTTCGCCGAGATGATCCAACGGCTCGGGAGGACCGAGCTGCCCAAGGTCGTACGCCCCGAGGACATCGACCAGGTACGCGCCGCCGCGCGCGATCACGCCAGCTGGGACCACCGCCACGGTGGCGGCGGCATCCTGCGCACCGCCGCGTTCGGCCAACTCGCCTGGGCCAAGGGGCTGCTCGACATCTCCTGTCCACCCCGGCTGCGCTCTGAGCTGTTCACCGAGGTAGGACACCTGGCCATGGTGGTGGGCGCGAGCGCCTTCGACGCCCATGAACACGACGATGCCGCTTCCCTGTTGGACTACGCCCGCCAGTGCGCGGAACAGGCGGACAACTGGCATCTGCGCGCCCGGGCACTCAGCCTGCGCTCCCGGCAGATGATCTGGCGTGGCTCCCCCGACCAGGGCCTCACCTACGCCGAGATGGGGCTCATTCGCGCCGATCGCCTCACCCACCGCGAACGCGCCATGCTCCACAACGCCCGAGCCCGCGCCCTGGGCAAGCTGGGCGACCGGCAGCAGACCCTGACCGCGATCGGCCGCTCGGACGACATCTTCGGCCACGCCCGCGAGGACGAGGACGCGCCGTGGATGGCGTACTACGACTACGCCCAACACCACGGGGACACCGGGCACGCCGCCTTCGACATCGCCCTGCTCCCTGACCAGTCACCCACCCTGGCCAGTGCACGGCTGGAAAGCGCCATCGAGCACCACACCGATGCCTACGTCCGCTCCCGGGCACTGTCGGGCACCAAGCTCGCCACCCTGACCATGACCACCGGCGACCCGAGCGAGGCGACGGCCATCGCCCACCGTTCGCTGGACGAGATCGGCCTTCTGAGGTCCCAACGTGCCGCCACCGACGTGCGGGACTTGGCCAATGCGGCTATCAAGCACGCCCGGCGACCGGAAGTCGCCGAACTCCACGCACGCATCAGGACAGTGCTGGCATGA
- a CDS encoding DUF397 domain-containing protein gives MAEQPQWFKSSYSGTPNNECVECASAPDGVLVRDSKNIQGPCFRSSFRAWTSFTRALNDGGLSQR, from the coding sequence GTGGCCGAGCAGCCCCAGTGGTTCAAGAGTTCCTACAGCGGCACACCCAACAATGAATGTGTGGAGTGCGCCTCGGCGCCGGACGGCGTCCTGGTGCGGGACTCCAAGAACATCCAGGGACCGTGCTTCCGATCGTCGTTCCGGGCGTGGACTTCGTTCACCAGGGCGCTGAACGATGGCGGGCTCAGCCAGCGCTGA
- a CDS encoding helix-turn-helix domain-containing protein, translating into MTDRPFESAEESGPTARRRQLGIRLLALREAAGLTAEAAGEQAGVSKATVSRYERAKGNVRWNQVDQLCRVYGVSDTERAELVELAKNSRVTEGWWVPYASRLPSPMRLLLAMENEATRISQYTTGVVPGLLQTVEYARAIKETPGSAVPPDDVPEYLSLRMQRQRVLDGPAAPTFHVVLDEAVLRRSVGGAEVMAAQLEHLLKRAEERHISIQVLPFSAGAHSAALSSFIVYGGADPTLDIIFIETAVGSLFLEEPGAREHYGSAIDFLRREALDSVSSAELIAEVRNTHLSEKQRGK; encoded by the coding sequence ATGACGGACAGACCGTTCGAGTCCGCAGAGGAATCGGGACCCACAGCACGCCGCCGCCAACTCGGCATCCGCCTCCTCGCGCTGCGCGAAGCGGCAGGTCTCACCGCCGAGGCTGCCGGTGAACAGGCCGGCGTCTCAAAAGCCACGGTCAGCCGTTATGAGCGGGCCAAGGGAAATGTGCGGTGGAATCAGGTCGACCAGCTATGTCGCGTGTACGGGGTCTCGGACACCGAGCGGGCGGAGCTGGTCGAGCTGGCGAAGAACTCGCGTGTCACCGAGGGCTGGTGGGTCCCTTATGCCAGTCGCCTGCCCAGCCCCATGCGGCTGCTGTTGGCGATGGAGAACGAGGCCACTCGCATCAGCCAGTACACGACCGGCGTTGTTCCCGGCCTTCTCCAGACTGTCGAATACGCCCGTGCGATCAAGGAAACACCAGGCAGCGCGGTGCCTCCTGATGACGTACCGGAATACCTCTCCTTGAGGATGCAACGGCAACGGGTACTGGATGGCCCGGCCGCACCGACGTTCCACGTCGTACTGGACGAGGCCGTGCTCCGGCGGTCCGTCGGAGGGGCGGAGGTCATGGCCGCGCAGCTAGAGCATCTGTTGAAGCGGGCCGAGGAGCGGCACATCAGCATCCAGGTGCTGCCTTTCTCAGCCGGCGCGCACAGCGCGGCCCTCAGCAGCTTCATCGTCTACGGCGGTGCCGATCCCACGTTGGACATCATCTTCATCGAGACAGCGGTCGGTTCGCTGTTCCTGGAGGAACCGGGGGCGCGGGAGCACTACGGCAGCGCCATCGACTTCCTGCGCCGAGAAGCGTTGGATTCCGTCTCCTCGGCTGAGTTGATCGCCGAGGTCCGTAACACCCATCTGAGCGAAAAGCAGCGAGGGAAATAA
- a CDS encoding ATP-binding protein: MNDPLPQSIVKSADWVLREERGPGVPEAFYSDAFTGTPEVIARWRREVKVVLARWGAAGETECVVSLGVSELLANVVRHSTTRRCWLRVLRVGPDVVVQVFDESKHLPVVHTPDDLAEDGRGLWLLREMADAFGFMPKQYTSDTGPALGKIVWFACWDAFPEKAGR, translated from the coding sequence GTGAACGATCCCCTGCCGCAGTCGATCGTCAAGAGCGCGGACTGGGTCCTGCGCGAGGAACGCGGGCCGGGCGTGCCGGAGGCGTTTTACAGCGATGCGTTCACTGGTACCCCCGAAGTCATCGCTCGCTGGCGGCGCGAGGTGAAAGTGGTGCTTGCCCGGTGGGGCGCGGCCGGGGAAACGGAATGTGTCGTGTCCCTCGGCGTCTCGGAGTTGCTTGCCAATGTGGTGCGGCATTCGACGACCCGCCGGTGCTGGCTGCGTGTTCTGCGGGTTGGGCCCGATGTCGTGGTCCAGGTCTTTGACGAGTCGAAACACCTGCCCGTGGTCCACACCCCCGACGACCTCGCTGAAGACGGACGGGGTCTGTGGCTGCTGCGTGAGATGGCGGATGCCTTCGGGTTCATGCCCAAGCAGTACACGTCGGACACCGGCCCGGCCCTGGGCAAGATCGTGTGGTTCGCGTGCTGGGATGCCTTCCCCGAGAAGGCTGGTCGATGA
- a CDS encoding NUDIX hydrolase, with protein sequence MSMPLEGPSPLPITFHILATTGGNHALMVRGEKTPGDEGWVLPHGTVLPGRCPILTARKTLRETTGYDRALTEVLAFTLTTDDRGIVDGVTYVLDGEELPEVPAMEPNARVGWVPLRELHEPPGLYQYAIIAAGRRRALPLLVDGDRPEAAFH encoded by the coding sequence ATGTCCATGCCCCTTGAGGGACCGAGCCCACTGCCGATCACCTTCCATATCCTGGCCACGACCGGCGGCAACCACGCGCTGATGGTGCGCGGCGAGAAAACCCCCGGGGATGAGGGCTGGGTCCTGCCGCACGGCACCGTGCTCCCCGGACGCTGCCCCATCCTCACCGCGCGCAAGACCCTGCGGGAGACCACCGGCTACGACCGCGCCCTCACCGAAGTCCTCGCCTTCACCCTCACCACCGACGACCGGGGCATCGTCGACGGAGTCACCTACGTCCTGGACGGCGAGGAACTACCCGAAGTGCCGGCCATGGAACCCAACGCGCGCGTCGGCTGGGTGCCGCTGCGGGAACTGCACGAACCCCCAGGGCTCTACCAGTACGCCATCATCGCCGCCGGACGCCGCCGCGCCCTCCCCCTCCTCGTCGACGGCGACCGCCCCGAGGCCGCCTTCCACTGA